One Rhinoraja longicauda isolate Sanriku21f chromosome 18, sRhiLon1.1, whole genome shotgun sequence DNA segment encodes these proteins:
- the rnf141 gene encoding RING finger protein 141, with protein sequence MMGQHISNQTPTVFNKLPDRMMRHAAVVKESGFLTYDEFLARVAELNEITERLAAGQEKYLLFEVQPGSDSSALWKVIVRIFSSKINKMTGNIEASRILNLYQFTQLYREISVQADGVLGQSSSCEEMVADGSSCHASMWLGKIKEMTDEEECCICMDDRADLILPCTHSFCQKCIDKWSDHNRNCPICRLQVKEAGDSWIVSDAPTEEDIASYILKMADDAGQPHKP encoded by the exons ATGATGGGCCAACATATCTCCAACCAAACGCCAACAGTCTTTAATAAGTTACCGGACAGGATGATGAGGCATGCTGCCGTGGTGAAGGAAAGTGGCTTCCTGACATATGACGAGTTCCTTGCCAGAGTGGCAGAGCTTAATGAGAT CACAGAGAGGTTGGCTGCTGGACAGGAAAAGTACTTGCTGTTTGAAGTACAGCCTGGATCTGATTCATCAGCTCTTTGGAAAGTCATTGTTCGAATCTTTAGCTCAAAG ATTAATAAGATGACTGGAAATATTGAGGCCTCGAGAATTCTAAACCTCTATCAGTTCACTCAGCTGTACCGGGAGATCAGTGTCCAGGCTGACGGAGTGCTTGGTCAGAGCAGCAGCTGTGAGGAGATGGTGGCTGATGGGTCCAGCTGCCACGCCAGTATGTGGCTCGGCAA GATTAAGGAGATGACGGACGAGGAGGAGTGTTGTATCTGCATGGATGACCGAGCTGACCTCATTCTGCCCTGTACCCACAGCTTCTGCCAGAAGTGTATTGACAAATG GAGTGACCATAACCGGAACTGCCCTATTTGTCGACTGCAAGTGAAGGAGGCTGGCGATTCCTGGATCGTGTCTGATGCACCGACTGAAGAGGACATTGCGAGCTACATTCTCAAAATGGCCGACGACGCTGGACAACCCCACAAGCCCTAA